A region from the Benincasa hispida cultivar B227 chromosome 8, ASM972705v1, whole genome shotgun sequence genome encodes:
- the LOC120084006 gene encoding uncharacterized protein LOC120084006, with translation MGSARADPEKNYGIERFKALRAVTFEGTADPTEAKLWLDVVEKCFNVMCCPEGRKVGLATFLLRKEEERWWKVISARRASTDAMLWPEFRKAFEDKYYPNSFRDAKRDEILRLTQGMMSVSEYEQKFTELSQYALPIIAEERDRCKKFEQGLSKEIRTPVTSTTNWLDFNQLVEIATQVERSLADDE, from the coding sequence ATGGGCTCTGCACGAGCCGACCCAGAGAAGAATTATGGTATTGAGAGGTTTAAAGCCCTAAGGGCAGTGACATTTGAAGGAACAGCAGATCCGACTGAAGCTAAGTTATGGCtggatgtagttgaaaaatgtttcaatgttatGTGTTGTCCAGAGGGCAGGAAAGTAGGGCTAGCCACCTTTCTACTAcggaaagaagaagagagatggtggaaagtgatatctGCCAGACGAGCCAGCACAGATGCGATGTTATGGCCTGAGTTCAGGAAGGCCTTTGAAGACAAGTATTACCCCAACTCGTTTCGGGATGCAAAAAGGGATGAAATCCTCAGATTAACACAGGGAATGATGTCAGTGTCAGAATATGAGCAGAAATTTACAGAGTTATCACAGTATGCTCTGCCGATTATTGCTGAGGAAAGAGATAGATGCAAGAAATTTGAACAAGGTTTGAGCAAGGAAATTAGAACTCCGGTGACGTCTACGACTAATTGGCTAGATTTTAACCAGTTAGTAGAAATAGCAACACAAGTTGAGCGGAGTTTGGCAGATGATGAGTAG